Proteins encoded within one genomic window of Pseudomonas cannabina:
- a CDS encoding DUF3034 family protein translates to MSYKIPLLLGCVLGAFAPLVLADNGRLIATGGATSIEGSAGGGITPWAVITGYSEQGEWGATAFATHVNLPDYNLDVAGLAFAYGNRLDLSYAHQRFDISTLQHRLSLPDDNLSQDVFGVKLRLFGDLIYDSLPQVSLGVQYKHQNDFLIPSLVGAQRDSDVEGYLTASRLFMGAAFGYNVVVNGGVRYSRANETGLLGFGGDRRDRRSVLKEGSVAVLFNPRWALGVEYREKPDNLSFAGESDWADLFVGYFPNKHLSVVLAYARLGEIATLDNQNGTYLSVQGSF, encoded by the coding sequence ATGTCCTATAAAATTCCGTTGCTGTTGGGCTGTGTTCTGGGCGCTTTCGCACCGCTTGTGCTGGCTGACAACGGTCGCTTGATCGCCACGGGAGGCGCCACCAGCATCGAAGGCAGCGCTGGCGGCGGCATCACGCCATGGGCGGTGATCACCGGCTACAGCGAGCAGGGCGAGTGGGGCGCAACCGCCTTCGCCACGCATGTCAATCTGCCGGATTACAACCTGGACGTGGCGGGCCTGGCGTTCGCTTACGGCAACCGCCTCGACCTGTCCTATGCTCACCAGCGTTTTGATATCAGCACCTTGCAGCACCGGCTCAGCCTGCCGGACGATAACCTCAGCCAGGACGTGTTCGGCGTCAAACTGCGGCTGTTCGGCGACCTGATCTACGACAGCCTGCCGCAGGTGTCGCTGGGTGTGCAGTACAAGCATCAGAATGATTTTCTAATCCCCAGCCTGGTCGGTGCGCAACGTGATTCGGACGTCGAAGGCTACCTGACGGCCAGCCGGTTGTTCATGGGCGCTGCATTTGGCTACAACGTGGTGGTCAACGGTGGAGTGCGTTACAGCCGCGCCAACGAAACCGGCCTGCTCGGTTTCGGCGGTGACCGGCGCGACCGCCGCAGCGTGCTCAAAGAGGGATCGGTAGCGGTCCTGTTCAACCCGCGCTGGGCGCTCGGCGTCGAGTATCGCGAGAAGCCGGACAACCTTTCGTTCGCGGGCGAAAGCGACTGGGCGGACCTGTTCGTCGGGTATTTCCCCAACAAGCACCTGTCCGTGGTGTTGGCCTACGCGCGTCTGGGTGAAATCGCCACGCTGGATAACCAGAACGGCACCTATCTGTCTGTACAGGGGAGCTTCTGA